The Streptomyces cathayae DNA segment CTCCGCGGTGGCTGCGGCGAGCGCGTCGGCGAGAGCTCGATCGTCGGCGAACTCCTCGTCCATCCGCTCGATGCGGCGTTCGCTGCGCCAGTGCAACACGCGGTCCCACGCCGACGACACCCCGAAGGACCGGTCGGTGAGGAGGGTGTAGGTGATGGTGACCAGAGCAAGTCCGGCAGCGCCTGCCCACCAGGGCCAGTAGGTGCTCATGCGGGGCCTCTCATCCAGTCGGCGAACCGGGCCCACCAGCCGCGCTTCGGGCGGGTGGCTCTCCGCGTGTGCCGAACGACGTGCTCCGGTGGGTGGGGCGTCCGTGCGCGTGGTGACGGTTGGTCATGCAGGGCGGAGGCCGACGGGGGTACCGGTTCGAACGGGGGCACGCTCCCCGGAGCCGTCGGCGGGGTGTGCCGGGGGGCCTGGCTCGGGGTCGTCATGCCGGGCTCGTTCGCGTCGGCCACGGGTTCGAGATGCCGTGCACGGGCTCCATTGGGCAGCAGGCTGATGGGCACGGGCTCGCCGGTGAGTGCCAACTGGTAGCGCGCACAGTCGTGCCACTCGCCCACGCTGTCGCAGTAGTAGTCGCGCCAACCCTGCAAGCTCGCCCTGAGGAGCGGGAACAGGGGACATCCTGCGGCGTGCGAGCAACTCACGTCGCTCCCTCCTGACCGGCACGCAGCGCCCGTTCGGGGTGGGCGGTTGCCGTTCTCGGTGTTTGTCCTGGCTGCGCTCGGTCGACGATCTCAAAGAATCAAGAATGCAGGCGCAGCGCCATACTTCGACTTTCCGTCGCCACGTTCAGGCGCGATGCAACCACTGTTCCGGCATCATGGGCAACTTCAGGAAGCTTTTCCCGCAGACCAGTTGACAGCACACGGCCAGTTGCGCGAAGCGACCAATACTCTCGCCCCTCTCTCTTGTCCGGACATTCGGGGGCATCGGCGAGGTCATTTGGATCACTATTCGGCCCGACAATCGCACTCCCGTCGAAGAAATTCGGCCACTTATGGAGAGGCTGCAAACACTGAAGTCATTTATGGCGCATGTGTGAATGTCTCAGTCGGCCATCGTGACCGCCGGGGCGGCCCCGGCCGTCCCCCCGTCCCGCACGTGCTCAGGAGCTGACTTCCGAGGCCTGGCGGGAATAGGTTCGGTGCGGACGGTTGATCGTTCGGTGGTGGAGCGAAGGGGCGGGGTGGGTCGGTGATGGCGCGCTGGCATGACGGGCGTGGGGAGTTGGTCGTCCCCGGCGACGACGACCGGCCTGCCGTACGCGTGCCGCTGGAGATCGCCGGCTCCTATCGGGCGCGCACCAAGGGACTGTTGGGGCGGGATGCCCTCGACGGCGCGCTGCTCCTCTCCCCCGCCAACAGCATCCACACCTTCCGTATGCGCATGCCCATCGACGTCGCCTACCTCGACCGGCGTCTTTGCGTCATCGCCGTGCGCACCATGCCGCCGGGGCGGCTCGGGCTGCCGAGGGTCCGGGCGCGGCACGTCGTCGAGGCCGAGGCGGGGGCGATGGCGGGGTGGGGGTTGCGCGCCGGAGTGCAGGTGACGGTGTCGCCGGACGCCGGCGGGGGTGGTGACGGCGGGCGCCTCTAGGGCTCCCCGGCCGCGTACGCCCGCGCCCCCGCCCTGGGGAGCACCGCCCACATACGGGTTCCTCCGCCCGGTTCCCTCGCGTCCCCGAAGCCCCAGTCACCGGAGCACGCCTTGACCACGCAGGCGAGTACCCGCAGTGCGGCTCGTCGACGTGCGTCGCAGGCCGCGGCCAGTCGGGGGTGCGTGTGGCGGGGGTGGGCGTCGTAGAGGACCACGCGGAGGGTGCCGTCCCGGTAGCGGAGGGAGAGGTACACCTCGGCGGCGGGCGCCAACCGGCATGAGCACGCGGCCAGTTCACCGACCACCTGGACCGCCGCGTCCATGACGTCGGCCAGGCCGTGGGCCCGCAGGATCGTCCGGGTCGCGGCACGGGCGATCGCGGGGCTCTGCGGCGCGGCGGGGAGCGTGAAGCTGTAGGCGAGGGCGTCGGGAGACGGCGGGGCGGTCGGTCGGTCGGCGGTGGCCTCGACCGGGCAGAGGGATGTGGATTTGTGCATGGCAACTCCCTGGAAAGGACGGTTGGTTCGGCTCCGTCCGGTGGCTTGTCTCCCTGACGCGGACACACCCCTCCCAGGGCAGGAGGGCACGGGTGGGCTCGCGTGATGCACTTCCGGACCGCACGGATCGTGCGTGATCCATCACTGAATGTAGGAGATGAGGGGTCACCGTGTCCAAACAAATCGCTAATTACCCCCCTTCAGTTGGACCTTGGGTGTCGTTCGGCGGCAGACTGAGGCCGACACACCTGGAGAAGGGGCGGCATGGCGACCAGGAGCACGCCGACGGAGCGGCAGAAGCGGCTTGGTGTCGAATTGCGCAAGATGCGGCTGGCTGCCGGCGTCACCACCGAGTACGCCGCAGGCCTGCTCGGCATCGACCGGACCCGCTTGTCCAACATGGAGTCGGGCATCCGGCCTTTCTCGGCCGACCGCATCCGCACGCTCGCCTGCAATTACGCATGTGACGACGAGGGGTACATCAACGCGCTGGTCGCGATGTGCGAGCAACGCAAGCGCGGCTGGTGGGAGCACTATCGGGGCCAGCTCCCACAGGGCCTGCTGGACGTCGCGGAATTGGAGTGGTTCGCCACACGGCTGCACAGCCTGCAAACCGTGCATGTTCCCGGGCTGCTGCAGTTGAGCGGGTACGCTCGGGCCGTTTTCGACTCCGCTCTGCCGCCGCTGCCCAGATCAGAGGTCGAGCTGCGGGTGGCACTGCGCATGCAGCGTCAGAAGGTCCTGGAGCAGGAAACCGCGGTCGAATACGTGGCCTACGTGCACGAGTCCGCTCTGCGTATGCAGTTCGGCGGACGACGAACCATGCGGGAGCAGTTGGAGCACCTGTGCGACATCTCGGAACGCAGCAACGTCGACGTGCGCGTGCTTCCTGTTGACGCAGGCGCTTTCCCGGGAGCGGGACACGCGGTTCTGTACGCCCACGGCGTGGTTCCCCAGTTGGACACCGTGCAGTTGGACTCCGCTCATGGTGGCGAGTTCACACACGCCGATGCGCAGCTCACCAAGTACCGTGCCCACATGGACTGGTGGCACGACAGATCACTGGATCCGCAGGGCTCCCGAGACCTCATCCACTCCATCATCCGCCAACTCTGAGGAGTCGCCGCCATGGCTGCCATCAGCTGGGAAGAGCCGTACTGCGCGGAGGGAAACAACTGTTTCCGCATAGGCACCGACAGCGAGGGCAACGCCTACATCGCCGTCGCCGGCCAGGAGGACCAGCCCCTCACCGACACCCGGGAAGCCCTCCGCAACCTCATCCTGGAAATCAAGGCAGGCAAGGCGGACCACCTGCTGTGAGCCGTAAGGCGGCGAATCATCGAAGAGGGGCGTCCGATGCCCGTCAGATCCCGCACGAGTAGGGGTGCGGTACCGCTGGAAAGGCCGGCCTTCGAGTCCGAGCTGCGATGGTGTCCTTGCGGGTGGCGCACGGGATCTGAAGGTGGTGTCGCAGGTCGGGGCCGGTCGTGCTGCCCGGCGGGCGACGTTCCGCGACCGCTCGGTGGGGCGGCGGCCTCGACATGGGTGCTGCCGGGACACTCCCCCACGCGCGGGGAGGACACACCGTCCCGAAGTCGTGAGCACTTCGGCCGCTACTGTCCTGATACCGCTCATCTGAGCGCTTAAGTGACACATGCCCACCGACTGCTCACGGTTTTCGGCAAGGCACCCGTCTCCGGCTCCGCAGCCCCGGGGCCGCGGAGATCCCCTGCGCCCCCGGCAGAACACCATCCGAGCTGCCCCCGAGCAGGGCCCGGGGGGTGGTGTTCCAGCTGGGTCTCGGGTCGTCAGCTCTCCGTGCGGGGGAAGGAGATCTCGACCCTGCGGTTCTTCTTGCGGCCGGCCTCGGTGGAGTTGTCGGCGATCGGGTACTGCTCGCCGTAGCCGCGCACCTCGTAGGTGACGCCGGGGTCGTTCAGCTCCTGGCCCAGGACGGTGTGCACGGCGTTCGCGCGTTTACGGGACAGGACGTCGCCGTGGGCCGAGGAGCCCAGGTTGTCCGTGAAGCCGAAGACGCGGATCTTCGTGGCGTTCTGCTTCTTGATCTCTTCGGCGATCGTGCCGATACGGGACTTCGCCTGCGCGCTGAGCTTCGCGCTGTCCTTGCCGAACAGCACCTCGGCCTGCAGCGCGAACGTCACCTCCGTGTTGGTGTCCTCCCGTCGCTCGTCACCGCTCTGCTCCTCGACGACCTGCTTGATGTCGAGCACCTTCGGTTCGGCGAGGGTGGCACCGTCGGGGAGCTTCAGGTCGGGATCGTTGGGGTCAAGCTCGACCGGGGCGGAGGCGGTGGCCTCGGTGCCCGGGGGGACGCTGGGACCGTCGTCGGGATACGCAGCCACATCATTGACACTCATGGCAAGCAGGACCACAAAGGCCGTCGTGACAAACCGCTTTCCCGTCACGGAACGTGAGATTCGAGACGTGGTCATTCGAGCATCACCCGGTGATCTCGATGACACCAGCAGAGAACATGGGCAGCTGGAACGTCAACTCGGTCGTCTCCGCAGGCGGTGCGGGGAATTGCATGAAGACGGGCAAAGAATCGCCTGGCTTCAGATTGGGAAAATTGGTCGTCGTGAGCGGACGTCCGTCCGTGTCCCGCAACACGTAGTAGCGCTTCTTTCCCTTGGAGTCCACCAGGGTGGCACCACCAAGAGACCTTCCATTCCTGATGATCTCTGTCTCATTGCCGCTTACCTGCGCAGGGACAACGGACACCTCACTCGCATCGTTCTTCAAGTCACCGCTCACAGTCAGGAATCCACCTGAGTCCCGCTGCGCCGCGGTGATCTTGAGCAGCAGACCAGACGGGCCCTTCAACTCGGCCAACGGCTCCGCCGACTTCCCTTCTTGGACACTAGGGCCTGCCCCTTCTTCCTCAGGCGAAGATGCCGAAGCGTTGGGCTTTTCATCGCCGCCTCCCTCGCCACTGCACCCGATAGCCCCTAGAGACAATCCGGTCGCCAGAGTCAGCACGACCACCCCCCTGCGGGCCCTCATTGCGAACCACATACTCACGCCCCTGTTTTCCTATTCAATCGTCGTTCGCTGATCAGTCGGACAGGTGGACATCGAAGAGGTCCTCAGGCTTTGGAAGAAGCTCTTCGGGATCTTCCGGATCCAGCTCCCATTTCCCGTCCGTGCAAGTGAGCAGCGGCAGGGTGCCCTCGGGAGCATCCTCGGCCAGAGGGTCGAAGGTACAGCGAGGATCGATCACCGCAGTGGCTGTTTCCTTCGACTTCATGTTCTCGGTGCCGGGCACAATGGACTCCCCCACGGTGTCGGTCGTCTCGACCTCGACGGTGTAGCCCAGCAACCCGTCCTGCTTGCACCCCTGGACGGCTGCATCATTCCGCGCAGCGAGTTGTTGTGCGCGCCAGCACGAATCGTCGAGTCCTTCCGCAGCGCCGTCGAAGATCGCCTTCCACTTGGTCGGATCCAGGAGGTTTTCGACCCAGGCGCCCGTGAGCTGGTCACGCCTGTCCTGAGCCGCCGCGAGCGCGGCCGCGTCCGCGGCTGTCTGAGCACCGTTCCTGTGGGCCGCTGCCTGCCCGACCGCCAAGTACGCGAACGCGAGAAAGAGCAGACCCGCTACCACCGTGATGTAGATGGGGAAGGCCTGCCCTGCGTCGCCGTACCTACGGGGCCGCGTCAACCGGTCACTTCTGCGATCTTTGCCGTGATCGCCGTGTAAATCGACTGCCCGATGTCCGTCCCCGTGATCGCCAGCACGATTGCCACCACCACCGCGATGATGCCCAGGTACTCCACCGCCGTCTGGCCCCTGTCGTTGCGGGTGGTGCGGGAGTGGAGGTAGGTGATCGTGGTGTTGATCCAGTTGCTCATGGTGTTCCCCTCCGGCTGACGCGGTTGCGGCTTGCTTCAGGGTGCCGCAGTCGATGTCAGCAACGTACGGCGAGTTTTCCGGTTCGCCAGAGGGCCCCAGGGCCCATTTCCAGGCCCAGTTAGCGGTCCGCCGCTTCCTCTTCCCTGTTGTCACCGCAGGTCACCCCAGTCCTCGCGTCGAGTCCGGGGCCGTGCCGAGCCACTTCGCGGCGGCTTCGGAACGGCTGGTGCTGTGGAGCTTCGCGAAGATGCGGTTGATGTGGTTCTTGACCGTCTTCTCGCTGATGAAACAGGTGGCGGCGATCTGCTGGTTGTTCATCCCGGATGCGATGTGGTCCATGATCTCCGCCTCCCTTGCGCTCAGTTGGAACCTCGACCTGTCGGGGGCGGCCGGACGACCGCTT contains these protein-coding regions:
- a CDS encoding DUF192 domain-containing protein, with amino-acid sequence MARWHDGRGELVVPGDDDRPAVRVPLEIAGSYRARTKGLLGRDALDGALLLSPANSIHTFRMRMPIDVAYLDRRLCVIAVRTMPPGRLGLPRVRARHVVEAEAGAMAGWGLRAGVQVTVSPDAGGGGDGGRL
- a CDS encoding ATP-binding protein, producing MHKSTSLCPVEATADRPTAPPSPDALAYSFTLPAAPQSPAIARAATRTILRAHGLADVMDAAVQVVGELAACSCRLAPAAEVYLSLRYRDGTLRVVLYDAHPRHTHPRLAAACDARRRAALRVLACVVKACSGDWGFGDAREPGGGTRMWAVLPRAGARAYAAGEP
- a CDS encoding helix-turn-helix domain-containing protein; translated protein: MATRSTPTERQKRLGVELRKMRLAAGVTTEYAAGLLGIDRTRLSNMESGIRPFSADRIRTLACNYACDDEGYINALVAMCEQRKRGWWEHYRGQLPQGLLDVAELEWFATRLHSLQTVHVPGLLQLSGYARAVFDSALPPLPRSEVELRVALRMQRQKVLEQETAVEYVAYVHESALRMQFGGRRTMREQLEHLCDISERSNVDVRVLPVDAGAFPGAGHAVLYAHGVVPQLDTVQLDSAHGGEFTHADAQLTKYRAHMDWWHDRSLDPQGSRDLIHSIIRQL
- a CDS encoding OmpA family protein, encoding MSVNDVAAYPDDGPSVPPGTEATASAPVELDPNDPDLKLPDGATLAEPKVLDIKQVVEEQSGDERREDTNTEVTFALQAEVLFGKDSAKLSAQAKSRIGTIAEEIKKQNATKIRVFGFTDNLGSSAHGDVLSRKRANAVHTVLGQELNDPGVTYEVRGYGEQYPIADNSTEAGRKKNRRVEISFPRTES
- a CDS encoding pilus assembly protein TadG-related protein, whose translation is MTRPRRYGDAGQAFPIYITVVAGLLFLAFAYLAVGQAAAHRNGAQTAADAAALAAAQDRRDQLTGAWVENLLDPTKWKAIFDGAAEGLDDSCWRAQQLAARNDAAVQGCKQDGLLGYTVEVETTDTVGESIVPGTENMKSKETATAVIDPRCTFDPLAEDAPEGTLPLLTCTDGKWELDPEDPEELLPKPEDLFDVHLSD
- a CDS encoding Flp family type IVb pilin, whose amino-acid sequence is MSNWINTTITYLHSRTTRNDRGQTAVEYLGIIAVVVAIVLAITGTDIGQSIYTAITAKIAEVTG